In Spirosoma aureum, a single genomic region encodes these proteins:
- a CDS encoding M14 metallopeptidase family protein codes for MKHLLLLAGLMVASLSASSQTTNSSSTRLDSPAQFLGYKIGERFTPHHRVLAYAEQVARQMPSRVKLLPYGTTYEGRQLMAVAIASEANLARLDEIRTNNLKRIGMIDGQPTTAAQPPIAWLSYNVHGNEAVSSEAFMEVLYRLLNTTDPISQKIMNTTVVILDPGLNPDGHDRYVNWYNQMMGQNADPTPFAREHVEPWPGGRYTHYLFDPNRDWAWQTQEITQHRMALYQQWMPHLHGDFHEMGVESPYYFAPSAKPYHEDITPFQRQFQQTIGQYCSRYFDQKGWLYYTRERFDLFYPSYGDTYPTYNGAIGMTYEQGGNSRAGLAIEKNDGDTLTLRQRIDHHYVASIATLESVADRPAEVVKEFGQFFDKSRNTPIGPYKSYLIKSNGDAGRLKSLQQLLDRNKITYGYAGKAQTVAGFNYTSQKSEKSVAIAAEDMLISAYQSKSTLLKILFEPNSALEDSATYDITAWSLPYAFGLQTYGLTTRLTPVASQPATSAPASTTITKPYAYIARWQSLPAVQLLAGLLKQKVRVRAAEKPFELENKTYPSGTLIVTRAGNERFGDRFDALVRAEATKAGADLTPVQTGFVAKGSDFGSDFVTGLKAPRVGLVVGEGTPPPAAGEVWHFFDQELGYPISLIDGNTLGNVEWSKLDVLILPTNYNYARFLNDKNLSSIREWIRAGGKLIALERATSFLAGKDGFDLKEKEDKSVKDKAKEKSLPADSLKLYGNRERATISDETPGSIYRVNIDTTHPLGFGLTGGYYTLVQNTFNYDFLKDGWNVGYLKADNYVAGFSGKNAKDKLKNTLLMGVQNYGRGSIVYLADDPLFRGFWYNGKLLFGNAVFMVGN; via the coding sequence ATGAAACACCTTTTGCTGCTGGCGGGCCTTATGGTCGCGTCGCTGTCGGCTTCATCGCAAACGACCAACTCCTCATCCACCCGACTGGATTCACCCGCTCAATTCCTCGGCTATAAAATTGGCGAACGATTTACACCCCATCATCGCGTTCTGGCTTATGCTGAGCAGGTTGCCCGACAGATGCCTTCCCGGGTCAAACTCCTCCCCTATGGAACTACCTATGAAGGCCGCCAGTTAATGGCCGTTGCCATCGCTTCGGAAGCGAACCTGGCTCGTCTCGACGAGATTCGAACCAACAACCTCAAACGCATTGGCATGATCGATGGCCAGCCCACAACAGCAGCCCAACCGCCCATTGCGTGGCTCAGCTATAACGTTCACGGTAACGAAGCGGTTAGTTCTGAAGCCTTCATGGAAGTGTTGTATCGGCTGTTGAATACAACAGATCCGATTTCCCAGAAAATCATGAACACGACGGTTGTTATTCTGGACCCCGGCCTGAATCCGGATGGGCATGACCGGTATGTAAACTGGTACAATCAGATGATGGGTCAGAACGCCGATCCGACACCGTTCGCCCGTGAACACGTTGAGCCCTGGCCAGGTGGTCGATACACGCACTACCTGTTCGATCCAAACCGCGACTGGGCCTGGCAAACACAGGAAATTACTCAGCATCGCATGGCGCTTTATCAGCAATGGATGCCCCACCTCCACGGCGATTTTCACGAAATGGGTGTTGAAAGCCCGTATTATTTCGCGCCTTCAGCTAAACCTTATCACGAAGATATTACGCCGTTTCAGCGGCAGTTTCAGCAAACCATTGGGCAGTATTGCAGCCGCTATTTTGATCAGAAGGGCTGGCTCTACTACACCCGCGAGCGTTTTGATCTCTTTTATCCCAGCTACGGCGACACCTACCCAACCTATAATGGGGCCATCGGCATGACCTACGAACAGGGTGGTAATTCACGAGCTGGTCTGGCCATTGAAAAAAACGATGGCGATACGCTGACTCTTCGCCAACGGATCGACCACCATTATGTAGCCAGTATTGCCACGCTCGAATCGGTCGCCGACCGTCCGGCGGAGGTTGTGAAAGAATTTGGTCAGTTTTTCGACAAATCGCGGAACACACCTATCGGGCCTTACAAAAGCTACCTCATTAAATCCAATGGGGATGCCGGGCGCCTAAAATCACTGCAACAGCTTCTGGATCGCAATAAAATTACGTATGGCTATGCGGGCAAAGCACAGACAGTAGCCGGATTCAATTACACAAGCCAGAAAAGCGAAAAATCGGTTGCTATTGCTGCCGAAGACATGCTTATCAGCGCCTACCAGTCAAAGTCGACGTTGCTCAAAATCCTGTTTGAACCCAATTCAGCGCTGGAAGACTCCGCAACGTATGACATTACGGCCTGGTCGCTGCCCTATGCTTTCGGCCTGCAAACTTATGGCCTGACAACCCGATTGACACCCGTCGCTTCGCAACCTGCAACGAGTGCGCCCGCTTCGACAACGATCACGAAACCATATGCCTATATTGCGCGCTGGCAGTCACTTCCGGCCGTGCAACTACTCGCTGGTTTGCTGAAGCAAAAAGTCAGAGTGAGAGCAGCCGAGAAACCGTTTGAATTAGAAAACAAGACGTACCCATCAGGAACGCTCATTGTGACGCGCGCCGGAAATGAACGCTTCGGCGATCGTTTCGATGCCCTCGTTCGGGCCGAAGCAACCAAGGCAGGGGCCGATCTTACACCCGTACAGACCGGTTTCGTAGCAAAAGGGTCTGACTTCGGGTCTGATTTTGTGACAGGATTAAAAGCACCCCGTGTGGGTCTCGTTGTAGGCGAAGGTACACCACCACCGGCAGCGGGCGAGGTTTGGCATTTTTTCGATCAAGAGTTGGGCTACCCCATTTCGCTTATCGATGGGAACACGCTCGGTAACGTTGAGTGGAGCAAACTGGATGTGTTAATTCTGCCAACGAACTACAATTATGCTCGTTTTCTGAACGATAAGAACCTGTCTTCCATCAGAGAGTGGATTCGGGCTGGAGGTAAACTCATTGCTCTGGAACGTGCTACATCGTTTCTGGCGGGAAAAGATGGGTTTGATCTGAAAGAGAAAGAAGATAAAAGCGTTAAGGACAAAGCCAAAGAGAAAAGCCTTCCGGCCGATTCGCTCAAACTCTATGGCAACCGCGAACGGGCAACTATTTCGGATGAAACACCGGGCAGCATTTACCGCGTGAACATCGACACAACGCACCCGCTCGGTTTCGGACTGACAGGTGGCTATTACACCCTTGTGCAGAACACGTTCAATTACGACTTCCTGAAAGATGGCTGGAACGTTGGTTACCTGAAGGCCGATAATTACGTAGCTGGCTTCTCGGGTAAAAATGCCAAGGATAAGCTAAAAAATACGTTGCTGATGGGTGTTCAGAATTACGGTCGGGGAAGTATTGTCTATCTGGCCGATGATCCGCTTTTCCGGGGATTCTGGTACAACGGCAAGCTGCTCTTTGGCAATGCCGTATTCATGGTTGGCAACTAG
- a CDS encoding BNR-4 repeat-containing protein — MFRILVAVLCLTVTFTGQAQTLDQKAAGYRGIWYFIGPTNNEFAYKYSGGLGTYPANHYPFSVYAPTVQRTFFCYGGVTDSTSRDLCHMIGYFDHKTGMVSRPTLLLNKKTDDAHDNPVIQLDAQGYIWVFSTSHGTERPSFIHRSRKPYDISSFEPISATRQDEAGKRIPFDNFSYLQTYYQPGRGFFNLMTHYDRGVLIYGANKPRRTISFITSPDGVNWSAWQDIATIEEGHYQSSGQWRNKVGSAFNYHPNTKVGAGLDYRTNIYYVETDDFGKSWHTADGKPLRLPLTEIANPALVKDYKSLGLNAYISDVNYDDVGRPIILYITSKGPDPGPANGPHEWHVAHWTGKEWAIHRVAQSDHNYDMGSLYVQGKTWQIIGPVEAGPQPYGTGGNLIMLKSTDQGKNWTALKAITKNTVRNQTYPRRPVAAQPGFYAFWADGNARKPSASYLYFCNQDGQVFQLPAEMKTDLEKPMRVK, encoded by the coding sequence ATGTTCCGTATCCTTGTCGCTGTGCTGTGTCTGACCGTAACTTTTACGGGGCAGGCACAGACGCTTGATCAGAAAGCCGCTGGTTATCGCGGAATCTGGTATTTCATTGGGCCTACCAACAATGAGTTCGCTTATAAATACAGTGGTGGTTTAGGCACCTACCCCGCGAATCATTACCCGTTTTCGGTCTATGCCCCGACTGTTCAGCGGACGTTTTTCTGTTATGGAGGTGTGACAGATTCTACTTCCCGTGATCTGTGCCATATGATCGGCTACTTCGACCATAAAACGGGCATGGTATCCCGGCCAACGCTCCTGCTCAATAAAAAGACCGATGACGCCCACGATAATCCGGTGATTCAACTGGATGCTCAGGGATACATCTGGGTGTTTTCTACCTCACACGGCACCGAACGACCATCTTTCATTCACCGGAGTCGTAAACCATACGATATTAGTTCGTTTGAGCCAATCAGCGCAACGCGTCAGGATGAAGCCGGGAAACGCATTCCGTTCGACAACTTTTCGTACCTGCAAACCTATTATCAGCCGGGTCGGGGTTTCTTCAACCTGATGACGCATTATGATCGTGGCGTTCTGATTTATGGAGCAAACAAGCCCCGCCGTACAATCTCGTTCATTACCAGTCCCGATGGCGTGAACTGGTCGGCCTGGCAGGATATCGCGACAATTGAAGAAGGTCACTATCAATCCAGTGGGCAATGGCGAAATAAAGTGGGCAGTGCGTTTAATTATCACCCAAATACAAAAGTTGGAGCGGGTCTGGACTACCGTACCAACATCTATTACGTGGAAACCGATGATTTTGGGAAAAGCTGGCACACCGCTGACGGGAAGCCGCTTCGTCTGCCGTTGACAGAAATAGCCAATCCGGCCCTGGTGAAAGATTATAAAAGTCTGGGATTAAACGCGTACATCAGCGATGTGAATTATGATGATGTTGGTCGTCCTATTATTTTGTATATCACCAGCAAAGGCCCCGACCCCGGCCCTGCCAACGGACCACATGAATGGCATGTTGCCCATTGGACCGGTAAAGAATGGGCCATTCATCGCGTGGCCCAATCCGACCATAATTACGATATGGGCTCACTTTATGTACAGGGCAAAACCTGGCAAATTATTGGGCCAGTCGAAGCGGGGCCACAACCATATGGTACGGGAGGCAACCTAATCATGCTGAAAAGCACAGATCAGGGAAAGAACTGGACAGCATTGAAAGCAATCACTAAAAACACGGTTCGCAATCAGACCTACCCACGGCGGCCGGTGGCAGCACAGCCTGGTTTCTACGCGTTCTGGGCCGATGGAAACGCCCGAAAGCCCTCAGCTTCCTATCTCTATTTCTGCAATCAGGATGGTCAGGTTTTTCAGCTCCCCGCCGAGATGAAGACTGATCTGGAGAAACCAATGCGGGTTAAATAA
- a CDS encoding NmrA family NAD(P)-binding protein, with the protein MKVVVTGSLGNISKPLARELVEKGHAVTVISSKPEKQKDIEAIGATAAIGSLDDVDFLVSAFTGAEAVYTMVPPNYAVPDMRAYYRKIGNSYAQAIRQVGIKRVVNLSSYGADLDKGTGFILGAYDVEGILNELSDVAITHLRPTYFYYNLYSFVDMIKEMGFIGANYGGNDKLVMVAPVDIATVAAEELVILDAVQAIRYIASDDLTASEVAHRLGVAIGKPDLKWVTFTDEQAKSGFEARGISAYLAANFIDLGASIHSGAMRLDYDLNKPTAMGNVKLDDFAREFAAAFIGNR; encoded by the coding sequence ATGAAAGTTGTAGTAACAGGTTCGTTAGGAAACATCAGCAAGCCACTGGCTAGGGAGTTAGTAGAAAAAGGGCATGCAGTTACGGTTATAAGCAGCAAACCAGAAAAGCAAAAAGACATTGAAGCAATAGGAGCCACCGCAGCCATTGGCTCCCTGGACGATGTTGATTTCCTGGTATCTGCCTTTACGGGTGCCGAGGCCGTTTATACGATGGTGCCGCCCAATTATGCCGTGCCTGACATGAGAGCGTATTACCGGAAAATTGGCAATAGCTATGCGCAGGCTATCAGGCAGGTAGGTATAAAGCGTGTGGTTAATCTCAGTAGTTACGGCGCAGATTTAGATAAGGGCACTGGATTCATCCTCGGTGCTTACGATGTAGAAGGCATACTAAATGAATTGTCGGACGTTGCCATTACGCACCTTCGCCCTACTTATTTTTATTACAACCTGTACAGTTTTGTCGATATGATAAAAGAAATGGGTTTCATTGGCGCGAATTACGGGGGCAATGACAAGCTTGTTATGGTTGCCCCAGTCGATATTGCTACCGTCGCTGCCGAAGAACTGGTGATATTGGATGCTGTCCAGGCCATACGCTATATTGCCAGCGATGACCTTACTGCCAGCGAAGTAGCGCATCGTTTAGGCGTTGCCATTGGTAAGCCAGATCTGAAGTGGGTCACCTTTACCGATGAGCAGGCAAAAAGTGGCTTCGAAGCTCGAGGAATATCTGCCTATCTGGCCGCAAACTTTATTGATTTGGGAGCCAGCATTCATAGTGGCGCCATGCGACTTGATTATGACCTGAACAAACCAACGGCTATGGGCAACGTAAAGCTCGATGATTTCGCCCGAGAGTTTGCGGCTGCATTTATAGGAAATAGATAA
- a CDS encoding glycoside hydrolase family 9 protein, producing the protein MKKAKRFFRLGVGFCLSWILAGWLSPPAVRAQSVSKQIIVDQFGWRLSAKKVVVFANPITGQNAGTPYIPGGQFQVRRSADHVAVFTGAVVQWNGGSTHEDSGDKAWHGDFSSLTTPGTYYVYDPTNNLRSYDFELRDDIYAAALKASTRTFYYQRSGTSIPAQYGGNWTHGPAHMQDANALLYTGSAQAGTQRNVTGGWYDAGDYNKYIPFLNHTLWNLMVGYELRPSAFADNTSIPESGNGVPDLLDELKWELDWMLRMQATNGGVHNRVTVTSYENGTDDPSTDTQPRYYTPITTWSTATFAAVMAHAARIYSGYAGQYPAYASTLRTAAENAWAYLEANATMQPASGKDGASTAAADAGSDLNDDKRRRIAAAAELFATTGTAKYKSFFEATYNDISGTSENGFHPFSAGHLDASLCWELNRAYYVYAKASGSTPAIVSAIKDKFKNTMDWPVEAYYTQKNDPYLGFMWTGHYSWGSNLQKALWAMLPILAVDLNVNPTKNALYKEIAEEYLHYFHGRNPLSWIYLSNMGSRGANAGGDNSVDEFYHSWFRDGSTRYDGAGSQFGPPPGYVVGGPNVYYGGTASPPKGQPAMKAYRNWNTSYPEPSWEITEPAIYNQAGYTFLVAYFTTPSDTPPPATLTISSNSPVCAGQTLNLVANGAPAGATFQWSGPNGFTSTVANPGIPNATTAASGTYSLTVTSSTEAPKTAGIVVTVNALPIASASSNSPVAAGQTLTLTAGNAGAGATYSWQGPNSYAGNGQTVSVANVTASASGTYTVTVGLNGCTSPATTVVSVTGTTPGPGAGSQIIYEDALQTGWADWSWSTTRNYNNTSPVYSQAKSLAVQHTAGWGALYLHSETPITLSTYPYLKFSVHGGTSGTQRMQVVINSSGSYEFSAKANQWTLITVPFSAFGNPATLRDIFIQDVTNQAQPAYYIDQLQLASGQGDNPPPSVIVSASSNSPICVAQPLNLSATVTNAQVGATYQWSGPNGFTSSAPSPTIPAATSLASGTYKLTVVSNAVSYTATTTVTVKPLPIAQASSNSPVVAGQTLNLTAANAGSGASYQWNGPNGFTSTNQNPAISSVTTAASGQYTLTVNLAGCASTATTSVTITGGTTDPDPVPTGYLIYDDALKAQWYDWSWSTTRNYANGTPVKVGSKSLSVQYTAGWGGLYLHPETAINLSAYTHLQFWVHGGNATGKRFDVMINDNYKTYTVQPTANTWTLVSIPLSTLNSPATLKDLYIQDTGGSISTPYYIDNLQLVKLSSARVIAEQTEEKATILISPNPVSGNQGVVRLSFSNFPVNETVTVQLVNEQGRAVHQQNHILAGREQSITLDKLRTGIYLLTVYGQTTQITQRLVVD; encoded by the coding sequence ATGAAAAAAGCAAAACGGTTTTTCCGTTTAGGTGTAGGCTTCTGCCTGAGTTGGATTTTGGCAGGCTGGTTAAGTCCGCCAGCCGTCAGGGCTCAGTCGGTCAGTAAACAGATTATTGTCGATCAGTTCGGGTGGCGACTGTCGGCAAAGAAAGTTGTTGTCTTTGCGAATCCTATAACGGGCCAGAACGCCGGAACGCCCTACATACCGGGTGGGCAGTTTCAGGTGCGTCGATCGGCCGATCATGTGGCTGTGTTTACGGGCGCAGTGGTCCAGTGGAATGGCGGCAGCACGCACGAAGATTCGGGCGATAAAGCATGGCATGGCGATTTTTCGAGCCTGACAACGCCGGGGACCTATTACGTTTATGACCCAACGAATAACCTTCGGTCGTATGACTTCGAACTGCGAGACGATATTTACGCAGCGGCCCTGAAAGCATCGACACGAACGTTCTATTACCAGCGTTCCGGCACATCAATTCCGGCGCAATACGGTGGCAACTGGACCCATGGCCCAGCTCACATGCAGGATGCGAATGCGTTGCTCTATACGGGTTCTGCCCAGGCAGGTACGCAGCGTAACGTAACAGGTGGCTGGTATGATGCGGGTGATTACAACAAGTATATCCCGTTTCTGAACCACACGCTCTGGAATCTGATGGTGGGTTATGAACTCCGCCCATCGGCATTCGCAGACAACACCAGCATTCCGGAATCGGGCAATGGCGTGCCGGATCTGCTCGATGAACTCAAGTGGGAGCTCGACTGGATGCTGCGAATGCAGGCTACCAATGGCGGAGTCCATAATCGTGTTACCGTTACCAGTTATGAAAACGGTACAGACGATCCTTCAACCGATACACAGCCACGTTACTACACGCCCATAACCACCTGGTCGACAGCCACCTTCGCGGCCGTCATGGCACATGCCGCCCGTATTTACAGTGGGTATGCCGGTCAGTATCCAGCCTACGCCAGCACACTCCGTACAGCCGCCGAAAATGCCTGGGCCTACCTAGAAGCCAATGCGACCATGCAACCCGCATCAGGAAAAGACGGTGCCAGCACAGCTGCGGCTGATGCCGGTTCTGACTTAAATGACGACAAACGACGGCGGATTGCCGCAGCGGCCGAACTATTCGCCACAACAGGTACGGCTAAATACAAATCGTTTTTTGAGGCTACTTACAACGACATTAGCGGCACCAGTGAAAACGGATTTCATCCGTTCTCGGCGGGCCATCTGGATGCGTCGCTGTGCTGGGAGTTGAACCGAGCCTACTACGTCTATGCCAAAGCCAGCGGCTCTACGCCAGCCATCGTTTCGGCCATTAAAGACAAGTTCAAGAATACAATGGACTGGCCTGTGGAAGCGTATTACACCCAGAAGAACGACCCCTATCTGGGCTTTATGTGGACCGGACATTATTCGTGGGGGTCAAATCTACAAAAAGCACTCTGGGCGATGCTGCCGATTCTGGCCGTCGATCTAAATGTCAATCCCACCAAGAACGCTCTGTACAAAGAGATTGCCGAAGAGTATCTTCACTACTTTCATGGCCGGAATCCATTGTCATGGATTTATCTCAGTAATATGGGAAGCCGGGGAGCCAACGCCGGGGGCGACAACAGCGTCGATGAGTTCTACCACAGTTGGTTTCGGGATGGGTCGACCCGTTATGATGGTGCCGGATCTCAGTTTGGGCCACCACCAGGTTATGTGGTTGGTGGACCGAATGTCTATTATGGCGGTACGGCTTCTCCACCAAAAGGTCAACCCGCGATGAAAGCCTATCGGAACTGGAATACATCTTACCCGGAACCCTCGTGGGAAATCACCGAACCGGCCATTTATAATCAGGCTGGCTATACGTTCCTGGTCGCGTATTTCACAACGCCCTCCGATACGCCCCCACCAGCCACGCTGACAATATCGAGCAACAGTCCAGTCTGTGCCGGACAAACGCTGAACCTGGTAGCTAATGGCGCTCCTGCCGGAGCCACTTTTCAGTGGAGTGGCCCGAACGGGTTTACCTCGACGGTGGCTAATCCGGGCATCCCGAACGCAACGACGGCAGCTTCCGGCACCTACTCGCTCACCGTGACCAGCAGCACAGAAGCGCCCAAAACAGCTGGTATTGTTGTCACGGTTAATGCCTTGCCAATCGCTTCGGCGTCGAGCAATAGCCCCGTCGCGGCTGGGCAAACCTTAACATTGACGGCTGGCAACGCAGGTGCCGGAGCAACGTATAGTTGGCAAGGCCCAAACAGCTATGCTGGAAACGGCCAGACCGTTTCAGTGGCAAACGTAACAGCATCCGCGTCAGGCACCTACACGGTAACGGTCGGATTAAATGGTTGCACCAGCCCGGCTACGACAGTTGTATCTGTTACGGGCACAACACCCGGACCCGGTGCTGGTTCGCAGATTATTTACGAAGACGCCCTGCAAACGGGCTGGGCCGACTGGTCGTGGAGCACAACGCGCAACTACAACAATACATCGCCGGTTTATAGTCAGGCTAAATCGCTGGCCGTACAGCATACTGCCGGTTGGGGCGCATTGTATCTTCATTCGGAGACGCCAATTACGTTAAGCACTTATCCATATCTGAAATTCTCGGTGCATGGCGGAACCAGCGGAACCCAGCGAATGCAGGTTGTGATTAACAGCAGTGGCTCGTATGAGTTCAGCGCCAAAGCCAACCAATGGACATTAATCACCGTTCCGTTCTCGGCTTTCGGCAATCCGGCAACGCTCCGGGATATATTCATTCAGGATGTAACGAATCAGGCTCAGCCTGCCTACTACATCGACCAGTTGCAGTTAGCCTCCGGGCAGGGCGACAATCCACCACCTTCGGTCATCGTCAGCGCATCAAGCAATAGCCCCATCTGTGTAGCCCAACCGTTGAATTTATCGGCAACGGTAACGAATGCTCAGGTCGGCGCAACGTACCAATGGAGTGGTCCGAATGGTTTTACGTCATCGGCCCCCAGCCCAACGATTCCTGCTGCGACCTCACTGGCTTCGGGAACGTATAAGCTAACCGTAGTAAGCAATGCCGTTTCCTATACGGCAACCACCACGGTTACAGTTAAGCCCTTGCCAATAGCTCAGGCTTCCAGCAACAGCCCGGTAGTGGCAGGACAGACACTGAATCTAACGGCGGCCAACGCGGGTTCGGGAGCCAGTTATCAATGGAATGGACCAAACGGTTTTACATCTACCAATCAGAATCCGGCTATTTCTTCGGTAACGACGGCGGCATCAGGCCAATACACATTGACCGTCAATCTGGCCGGATGTGCCAGTACGGCCACAACCAGCGTTACCATAACAGGCGGCACGACCGATCCTGACCCTGTTCCAACCGGTTATCTGATTTACGATGACGCACTCAAAGCGCAGTGGTATGACTGGTCATGGAGCACGACACGCAATTATGCCAACGGAACGCCCGTAAAAGTTGGCTCGAAGTCTCTGTCCGTACAATACACGGCAGGCTGGGGTGGTTTGTATCTGCATCCGGAAACAGCGATCAATCTGTCAGCCTACACGCACCTCCAGTTCTGGGTACACGGTGGTAATGCAACTGGCAAGCGGTTCGACGTTATGATTAACGACAACTACAAAACTTACACGGTTCAACCCACGGCCAACACCTGGACTCTGGTTTCGATTCCGTTATCGACGCTCAACAGTCCGGCAACATTGAAAGATCTGTATATTCAGGACACGGGTGGTTCGATCAGTACACCGTATTACATCGATAACCTGCAACTGGTCAAGTTATCGTCGGCGCGGGTGATTGCGGAACAAACGGAAGAGAAAGCAACGATACTGATTTCGCCAAACCCGGTTTCGGGCAATCAGGGAGTTGTCCGTTTGTCGTTCAGTAACTTCCCGGTCAACGAGACAGTAACTGTTCAGCTTGTCAATGAGCAGGGCCGAGCAGTCCATCAGCAGAATCATATACTCGCTGGTCGTGAGCAGTCGATAACGCTCGACAAACTACGTACGGGCATTTATTTGCTTACCGTTTATGGTCAGACAACGCAGATTACGCAACGTCTGGTTGTCGACTAA
- a CDS encoding pyridoxal phosphate-dependent decarboxylase family protein, protein MATNRETPIQIRKEEFKKIGYQLIDAVADFFDTIEEKPVTTGESPRQLQTIIGTQSIPEEGKSVEEILTKATDLLFNHSLFNGHPKFFGYITSSPAPIGALADLLAAAVNPNVGANSLSPIATEIEKQTVKWLAELIGVSPNYGGLLVSGGNMANFTAFLAARTAKAPKTIKEEGMATVAQQLTVYCSKTTHTWIDKAAVLFGLGTNAIRWIPTDSQNKMDNNVLEQTIKADLANECQPIMVIGTAGDVSTGAVDNLKGIASICQAYDLWFHIDGAYGIPAAVIPELNDVFEGIQAADSIALDPHKWLYSPLEAGCTLVKNPNHLLETYSSHPVYYNFSTTDEVPALNYYEYGFQNSRGFRALKVWLTLQQVGQRGYIKMIGEDIALSKLLFDLANKHSELEAITQNLSIATFRYIPLDYRPATEEETDYLNRLNESLLNELQQGGQVFLSNAIVNGAYCLRACIVNFRTSKKDIEEIIAIIVDEGRKKHNQLLTKID, encoded by the coding sequence ATGGCAACGAATCGCGAAACTCCAATCCAAATCAGGAAAGAAGAATTTAAAAAAATTGGCTATCAGTTAATTGATGCCGTTGCCGATTTTTTTGACACCATTGAGGAAAAACCCGTGACCACTGGAGAGTCTCCCAGGCAGCTGCAAACAATTATTGGCACACAATCCATACCCGAAGAGGGAAAGTCTGTTGAAGAAATTCTTACTAAAGCCACAGACTTACTATTCAACCATTCGCTCTTTAATGGCCATCCCAAATTTTTTGGCTATATCACGTCCTCTCCCGCTCCAATTGGTGCATTGGCTGATTTATTAGCTGCCGCTGTTAATCCCAATGTCGGTGCCAACAGTTTAAGCCCCATTGCCACTGAAATTGAAAAACAAACCGTGAAATGGCTGGCTGAATTAATTGGCGTTTCTCCCAATTATGGGGGCCTGTTGGTTAGCGGTGGTAATATGGCCAATTTCACCGCTTTTTTAGCGGCTCGAACGGCAAAAGCGCCTAAAACAATAAAAGAAGAGGGAATGGCTACTGTCGCTCAACAATTGACAGTCTATTGCTCAAAAACAACGCATACCTGGATCGACAAAGCGGCTGTTTTATTTGGCCTTGGTACAAATGCCATTCGCTGGATTCCGACTGATAGCCAGAATAAAATGGACAATAACGTTTTGGAACAAACCATTAAGGCGGATCTTGCCAATGAGTGTCAACCCATTATGGTCATCGGAACAGCCGGAGATGTTAGCACCGGTGCGGTGGATAATCTGAAGGGGATTGCGTCAATCTGCCAGGCGTATGACTTGTGGTTTCATATAGATGGGGCTTATGGTATACCGGCGGCTGTAATACCAGAACTGAATGATGTATTTGAAGGCATTCAGGCCGCCGATTCGATTGCCCTCGACCCTCACAAATGGCTCTATAGCCCATTGGAAGCAGGCTGTACGTTAGTGAAAAACCCCAACCACTTACTGGAGACTTACAGCTCTCATCCAGTCTATTATAATTTCAGTACTACCGACGAAGTACCAGCACTAAATTATTATGAATACGGCTTTCAGAATTCGCGGGGTTTCCGGGCGTTAAAAGTCTGGCTTACTTTACAACAGGTGGGGCAAAGGGGTTATATCAAAATGATTGGTGAAGATATCGCCTTATCTAAGTTATTATTCGATCTGGCCAACAAACATTCAGAACTCGAAGCCATTACGCAGAACTTAAGTATTGCAACGTTTAGATACATTCCGCTAGATTACAGACCTGCCACTGAAGAGGAGACGGATTATTTGAATCGATTAAATGAATCCCTGCTGAACGAACTGCAACAGGGAGGCCAGGTATTTTTATCGAATGCTATTGTCAATGGCGCGTATTGCTTAAGAGCCTGTATTGTTAATTTCAGAACATCAAAGAAAGATATAGAGGAAATTATAGCTATCATCGTTGATGAAGGCAGAAAAAAACACAACCAACTCCTGACGAAAATCGACTGA